Within Vicia villosa cultivar HV-30 ecotype Madison, WI linkage group LG1, Vvil1.0, whole genome shotgun sequence, the genomic segment CCTGGTAAAGAAAGCCAAGGAAGTTAAAGAGTACTCTGCTTATCAAGTTAAGGAGGGATGCACCATCGATGTTTTACAATTCCCAGACGACACACTGCTAATCGACAATGGAGTGTGGAAGCAAATTTGGACACTAAAATCTATTATTAGAGATTTCGAATTGGTTTCCGGTTTGGGTGTTAATTTTTATAAGAGCAAGGTTATTGGTATTAACTTGAGTCCTCACTTCCTCCCAGCTGCAACAAATTTTCTGTGTTGCAGAATAGAAGAAAAGGAAGTCGCTTTTTTGGGTTTACCGATTGGGTCGAATCCGAGGAAAATATCCTCTTGGAAATATTTATGCTTATCAGTGGAAAAAGGAGGTCTCGGGTTGAAAAACACTGAGGATTTTAATTCGGCTCTGTTATTGAAGTGGAAGTGGCGCATTTTAGAGGGAAGGAATCGAAATGGATGGAACTATTAACATCAAGATACGACAATATTTGCTTGAACATTCAAAATGAGACTATTCACCAAGGAAGTTCGTCAAAATATTCTTGGTGGAAAGACTTGTTATCGATGGATAAAGGTTATTCCGGAAAAGAATTCATGGCAGGATGTAGATTTACGGTGGGAAATGGGAAGCGAACGTCATTTTGGAACGCGGTATGGCTTTCGATAGGAAGCTTGAAATCTTTATTTCCAGAGTTATACAGTCTGAGTAAGGCAGAGAGAATTACGGTCTTTGAAGCTGGCAGCTGGATTCAAGGCAGCTGGGTCTGGGGAGAACTCGGCATACCGTCCGGGCAAAGCGCAGCAGACGAAAGTTCTCTAATCAATATGAGAATGTATTTACAGCAAGCTGATGGAAGTATGAACATCAATATGCAGGATATGCATCGCTGGAATAATCGTCCGGAGGGGTACACAGTTAACTCGGGTTACGTCTACTTGTTTGATCCAGTTACTCCTCCTGAACCGGTGGTGGAAATGGCGAATCGGGGGAATTTTAGAAAGTTATGGAGCATATCCATTCCATTCAGAATAAAGGCGTTCGGATGGAGATGTCTATGGAACATATTACCGACGAAAGACTTACTTATGATTAGAGGAATAGTTTCATCCCCGTCGGATATTTTATGCTGCTTTTGTTCAGGAAACGCAGAAACTTTGCAGCATATTCTCATTACGTGTCATTTATCGAAGAAAGTGTGGAGTGGCATAGGAAGGTGGTTCGAGATTGACGGTTTCATTGGCACTTCGCTTAGCAGTAGCTTGGGGAGTTTTTCAGGAAGAGTAAAATTAGAAAAGATAAAGAAGGTCTCATATGGATGGCAGTTTGTTGGTGTATCTGGTTATCTAGAAATGTTGTCATTTTTAAAGGGGAAACCATTGACATTTCAGATTTAATTTGGAATATCAAGATTTTAGCATGGAAATGGTCTATGGTTGGGGACATTACTCATACCAAAATAAACTTTTATTCCTTTTGCAAAGATCCTTTGCTTTTTCTTGGCAAAGTTTCTTTTGGTGGGTAATATCTTTGGTTtgatctttcttttgttgcttccTTTGTATCTGGGTTAGAGGACCCCTAGTACTCCTTTAACATATTCCTagcttaaaacaaaaatatatcttaaaagaaataatatactattttattttcactaaatttttttaataaaattttaacgaGAGATGTTTTCAAAGAACCTTTAGAAAAGTGTtatgaataataaatattaatattgttgtgtttttatttcttagaaatttttttccactatatatatatatatatatatatatatatatatatatatatatatatatatatatatatatatatatttatttatttatttatttgattttgtgtaACATATATTATTGTTGTGTAATGCAATATAAGTGAATGCCATAATCTAAAGATAGTGATTTATCTATTTAATCTTTGCCGATCTTTAGCTtataatgaagagagagaattcATTCTCCTTCCTtattcattctctctcttgattattttatgttttttaatgaagagagagaatgaatttaagagagagatagagaggaaggAGAAGGAAGGAGAGAAtattgaaggagaggatccaaagtgAGCTTATAATACTTCTATCTATATACAAAGTTTTTATTGTATTTGAATGTTGTTGTTCTAAGCTTAACCCCTATTTTTGTCCAAAAACACATCTCACAAACAAAAATGTTCGAGAAAATATCACATTGGATGCACAGTTAAAATTCAATCATTAGTTAGCGgacaataaattaataataattcctcaattaaaaataaggttttttctttatccaccttCCTATGTGGGTCACCCGAGCGAAAACCTCACTTTACCCCGCTTcaaaaatacatttccgaaatattttttttctaaattttttcagacttcggaagtgcatttccgaaaaaatcccaaaaattgagattttgattaattcgaaaatacatctcggaaaaaaaaaatcccaaaaattaattttaggatattaattaattcacatatcataaatttgatataatttatgagtaatgaataataataattatatattttaatataatttatgagttatgaataataactattatatgtttatattctgattcatattttaaaatttaaaataatttaaattaaaaaaattaaaataatttcacttacaaaatgagttataattttttatttatatatttatatatttataataattattatatatttaaaaaaaaatgagtgttttaatttatatatttgtataataaatataataattattatatatttataaaaattattatatatttatataataattattatatattaattataaatatatttatataataattataaaaattaaaaaaatgggtgttttaatttataataattattatatatttatatattatatatttatatatttacttacaaaattaataattattattatatatttatatatttctattctgattcataattaaaaatgagttataattttttatttagtttaaaaaaattaaaaaaagattttgtcttaattttatttaatgaataaattttatatttaactctatataattcaaaatttacttatgaaattaaaatgtttttgatttatataagttagtaaaataatttttaactttaaaattgtttaggaaattttgattcaccttgattttattgattcacctttattttattgattcacctttattttatacctattaattgtattgattcaccttgattttaatttttttaataattattgaattctttcggaagtgtatatccgaaacattccaagaccaatttggtcttggaatatttcggatatgcatccgaagacacccctctcccaaaaaggggtgttttcggaaatgcatctccgaaaactcaaaaaagggggtgttttcggaaatgcatctccgaaaactcaaaaaaggggtgttttcggaaatgcatcttcgaaaacacatttttttcgtattttcggaagtgcatttccgaaaacacttttttttcaataaaacgtTTTCGGAAACGTATTTCCGTAACAAGGGGTATTTTGATAAATTCGCCAGAGGTAACTAAGAAGGTTAGGAAGcgggtaaagaaatttcaaaaaaaaacaataatacacTTTAAAGCACATGTAACTGTAGGTCATACCATGTGTAAAAAAAAAAGTCACGCCATAGATTAAATATacaatcaaatatatttttttaatgtataGTATTATGCTATATTatataagtaatttaaaatttaaaattttatttaatagaaTATATGATCGTTATTGATTAACACGAttgttcatttttaaaataaattatgttatatattcaaagttcaaaaacaaaGATAACTTTTCTTATTGATTTCGATCATCAACTACAAaagataatttaatataattatttatatgttCATAATTCTTGTGCAAAAACTTAAAATTACAACCTATTCAATATGAATATAGAAAGAAaatttttag encodes:
- the LOC131656089 gene encoding uncharacterized protein LOC131656089 yields the protein MSVLVNGSPTKEFTAKHGLRQGDPLSPFLFVLAAEGLTGLVKKAKEVKEYSAYQVKEGCTIDVLQFPDDTLLIDNGVWKQIWTLKSIIRDFELVSGLGVNFYKSKVIGINLSPHFLPAATNFLCCRIEEKEVAFLGLPIGSNPRKISSWKYLCLSVEKGGLGLKNTEDFNSALLLKWKWRILEGRNRNGWNY